The following are encoded together in the Synechococcales cyanobacterium T60_A2020_003 genome:
- the msrP gene encoding protein-methionine-sulfoxide reductase catalytic subunit MsrP has protein sequence MAFIRIPPSWQIDERTITPEAVFFNRRKFLKTATSIGVGATILPLMGCKANTTADGREVLGDIADLNFQVNPDFAEVDRPITTRLLAATYNNFYEFGGTKSIWEAAQALPTDDWKVEVSGLVNTPKTYDLDDLTKRFPLEERIYRFRCVEAWSMVIPWIGFPMRRIIEDVEPTSAAKFVRFTSFYDPKITTGPSFHLGSLPWPYTEGLRIEEMANELAFFAVGAYGQTLPKQHGAPIRMVVPWKYGFKGAKSIVKIEFVDTQPATYWNTINGYEYKFESNVDPAVPHPRWSQAQERFVGDTTDFSWEERPTLVYNGYGDYVASLYNS, from the coding sequence ATGGCATTCATTCGGATTCCTCCTTCGTGGCAGATTGATGAACGAACAATCACTCCCGAAGCGGTGTTCTTTAATCGGCGCAAGTTTCTAAAAACAGCCACAAGCATTGGAGTGGGTGCCACCATCTTGCCATTGATGGGATGCAAAGCAAATACCACCGCAGATGGACGTGAGGTACTAGGGGACATTGCAGATCTGAACTTTCAAGTCAATCCAGACTTTGCCGAGGTCGATCGTCCGATCACGACGCGCCTCCTTGCCGCAACCTACAACAACTTTTACGAATTCGGCGGAACCAAATCCATTTGGGAAGCCGCCCAAGCCTTGCCGACAGACGATTGGAAAGTTGAAGTTAGTGGCTTGGTGAACACGCCCAAAACCTACGACCTAGACGACCTGACCAAACGCTTTCCGCTAGAAGAGCGAATTTATCGATTCCGATGCGTCGAAGCATGGTCCATGGTGATTCCCTGGATCGGGTTTCCGATGCGTCGCATTATCGAAGATGTAGAACCGACGTCTGCCGCTAAATTTGTGCGCTTTACCTCCTTCTACGACCCCAAAATTACGACAGGCCCCAGCTTCCATTTAGGATCTCTGCCCTGGCCGTATACGGAAGGCTTACGGATTGAGGAAATGGCGAATGAGCTGGCCTTCTTTGCCGTAGGAGCCTACGGTCAGACCCTACCCAAGCAGCACGGTGCGCCCATCCGCATGGTCGTACCCTGGAAGTATGGATTCAAGGGCGCAAAATCGATCGTCAAAATTGAATTTGTAGACACGCAGCCTGCAACCTACTGGAACACCATCAACGGCTACGAATACAAGTTTGAGTCCAACGTTGATCCTGCTGTTCCCCATCCTCGCTGGTCGCAAGCCCAGGAACGCTTTGTTGGTGATACCACCGATTTCAGTTGGGAAGAACGTCCAACCCTGGTTTACAACGGCTATGGAGACTATGTGGCTAGCTTGTAC